The window GCGCATGCCGACCAACAGGGAATCGGCCGCGCGAAACGACGCGGTAGGCGCGGCGAAGTCGCCGGTTGTTGTGATGCTCGACGACGACTCGTACCCGGAGCCCGGCGCGCTGGAACTCATGATCGACGCGCTCGCGGACGGACGCACCGGCATTGCGGCGGCGTGGGTGAAACTGCCGGGCGACACGTGGGAAGAGGGCGGGGCACCGTGCGTTCACGTGGGCTGCGGCGCGGCGATACCGCGTGAACTCTTCCTGCGGCTCGGCGGTTACCCGGAAATCTACGGCACCTATGTCGAGGAATATGACCTCGCGTTTCGCGTGCTCGCCGCGGGTTACGACGTGCGTTTCGTGGATGGGTGTGTGGTGCGCCATGAGCCGCAGGCGAGGTCGAGTTTCGATTTCATGGTCGAGCGACTGACCGCGAACAACGTCTATTTGGGCTGGCGTTTCTTTCCGGAGAACGACGCACATGCGTTCGAGGAATGGAACGTCTATCGTTACGGTGTTTTCGCGCGCGAGCGCGGCGCGCACGACGGCTACGCCCGCGCGATCGCGGCACTGGAGGAGAAACGACGCGCGGGAAAGCGCGATCGTTTCGAACTATCGAACGACGTGCTCGACCGAGTGATGCCACGGCGCATCGCGGCCCGGGCATTCGAGCGCATGTCGGTGACGCGCCCGATTTCCTTTTTGCGCGCGGGCAAGGAGATCGACGCTCTGATCGCGGGCGCGCTCGACGTCGGACTGTCGATCGAGGCGATCTATGACGCCGGTCTTCTTGCCTCGGAGAGCCAGGTGTCGGCGATTCCGATCCGTCCTCTGTCAGGCGCGGGGACGCAATCGGGATCACTCGTCATCGGCGGCCTCTCGCCGGGATTCATCGCCAATACGCGGGCGTTGGCGCGCGAGCGCGGCCTCGGAGACGTTCTGGACCTGTGCGGGAGCGGCGCATGAGAAACGCCCTCATCATCACGGACGTGACCGCACCCGGCGGCGTGGATACGTATGTTGCCGATCTGTGCGTCGCGGCGCGCGAGCGCGGGTGGTCGCCGTGGCTGTTCATGGATGATGGTGAAGGATCGGACGCACTGGCGAAACGCATCGAGGTTCTCGGCATTCCGCTGATGCGGCGCGGGCTCTATCATCGGGCGCATGACGAGTCCGCGCGTCGTGAATCGACGCGTGAGGCGCTCGCATGGGCGACGCCGCAGGTCGCGCATGCGGCGTGCGGCGCGCCGTGGACGACCGTGGTCCCGCGCGAGGTTGTGCTCGACGCGAATCTCCCGCTTGTGTTCGTCGAACAATACGTGGCCGAGGGATT is drawn from Deltaproteobacteria bacterium and contains these coding sequences:
- a CDS encoding glycosyltransferase, producing the protein MRIVPRSTHAAFIMPTRNRRARVLETISRIADTPGPDVEIVVADNASTDGSADEIERCFPDVPVLRMPTNRESAARNDAVGAAKSPVVVMLDDDSYPEPGALELMIDALADGRTGIAAAWVKLPGDTWEEGGAPCVHVGCGAAIPRELFLRLGGYPEIYGTYVEEYDLAFRVLAAGYDVRFVDGCVVRHEPQARSSFDFMVERLTANNVYLGWRFFPENDAHAFEEWNVYRYGVFARERGAHDGYARAIAALEEKRRAGKRDRFELSNDVLDRVMPRRIAARAFERMSVTRPISFLRAGKEIDALIAGALDVGLSIEAIYDAGLLASESQVSAIPIRPLSGAGTQSGSLVIGGLSPGFIANTRALARERGLGDVLDLCGSGA